Proteins encoded by one window of Kribbella flavida DSM 17836:
- a CDS encoding helix-turn-helix domain-containing protein — protein MPELGVVSGYLLKLIRGSLGCTQVELAERLGVDDNTVQGWESGRRPLSALRAVDLSRLSQRLTLLGAPAVATSLLATAIEADGFLTTAIRAGSAEIPIWENPLASSVHRRSFVALVTWPFTGIVPSTVRHLPIPKGRGPVADRPQLSRAMQRLFFDQMLTSAEIAGHQATLLRRQATYLLAFDDRKESAQWLAREHRRTAARAIDERDLPSGILSRTASLAIARQGDLDPVRHFIQGTLADNNQTLASLTYWAYWLGEIPETFSDDGEMVELGARSWSGHRLIEHLITHLDDPRNAEMNIHSLLCLVMARKELLESDADLRQRTALAIERADTNELGRHARTELANLRFATQLAGR, from the coding sequence GTGCCCGAGCTGGGTGTCGTATCCGGCTACCTGCTCAAGCTCATTCGCGGATCGCTCGGGTGCACCCAAGTGGAGCTAGCCGAGCGGCTCGGCGTGGATGACAACACGGTGCAGGGCTGGGAGAGCGGCAGGCGGCCACTGTCGGCGCTACGTGCTGTCGACCTGAGCAGACTCTCTCAGCGGCTGACTCTGCTCGGTGCGCCAGCGGTTGCCACTAGTCTGCTAGCGACGGCAATCGAGGCTGACGGCTTCCTGACGACCGCGATTCGGGCAGGTAGCGCGGAAATACCAATCTGGGAGAATCCCCTAGCTAGCAGCGTTCACCGCCGCAGTTTCGTCGCGTTGGTTACGTGGCCATTTACGGGCATCGTTCCGTCAACAGTTCGCCACCTGCCAATTCCGAAGGGCCGCGGTCCGGTTGCCGACAGACCGCAACTCTCAAGAGCGATGCAGCGGCTGTTCTTCGACCAAATGCTGACTTCTGCTGAGATCGCCGGTCATCAGGCGACTCTGCTTAGGCGGCAGGCCACTTACTTGCTGGCATTTGACGATCGAAAGGAATCTGCACAGTGGCTCGCGAGGGAACATCGGCGCACAGCAGCACGTGCTATAGATGAGCGCGATTTGCCCTCCGGGATTTTAAGCCGCACAGCATCATTGGCAATTGCCAGACAAGGGGACTTGGATCCGGTTCGCCACTTCATTCAGGGAACACTTGCAGATAACAATCAAACCCTCGCCAGCCTCACCTACTGGGCGTATTGGCTCGGTGAGATACCTGAGACCTTTAGCGATGACGGAGAAATGGTTGAGCTGGGAGCTCGATCCTGGTCAGGCCACCGTCTAATAGAACACCTAATTACGCACCTAGACGATCCACGCAACGCCGAGATGAACATTCACAGCCTGCTTTGCCTCGTCATGGCCAGAAAGGAACTTCTTGAATCAGACGCCGATCTGCGCCAGCGGACCGCCCTCGCTATCGAGCGCGCGGACACCAACGAACTTGGCCGGCATGCACGAACTGAACTGGCAAACCTACGCTTCGCGACGCAACTCGCTGGGCGCTAA
- a CDS encoding RRQRL motif-containing zinc-binding protein, whose protein sequence is MDKASLHPAASRFITLWNGKQALGWDLHGTPVFKFRWAPAGLATRRQLRALRMCPGGHEPYALLVWRNGQRWAWLYRLDLARPSRIPSPAQLNALDKAMQARRTCGQCRQVLDYCIPTSDGRCHLCMTADADRYVAA, encoded by the coding sequence ATGGACAAGGCCAGCCTGCACCCCGCCGCGTCCCGATTCATCACCCTGTGGAACGGCAAACAAGCCCTCGGCTGGGACCTGCACGGCACCCCGGTCTTCAAGTTCCGCTGGGCACCCGCAGGACTCGCCACCCGCCGCCAGCTCCGCGCACTGCGGATGTGCCCAGGCGGCCACGAGCCCTACGCCCTGCTCGTATGGCGCAACGGCCAGCGCTGGGCCTGGCTCTACCGGCTCGACCTCGCCCGACCCTCCCGCATCCCGTCACCCGCCCAGCTCAACGCCCTGGACAAGGCCATGCAAGCCCGCCGCACCTGCGGACAGTGCCGCCAAGTCCTGGACTACTGCATCCCGACCTCAGACGGCCGCTGCCACCTGTGCATGACCGCTGACGCTGACCGCTACGTCGCCGCCTGA
- a CDS encoding 40S ribosomal protein S17, with translation MEVDFSRLPAGNASWFALIDHARTLGDLSEVDWFELKGTLPLAAKSERKRSAVTLARPILGLANRMPDAAAKHLGGYGVVLVGLDGQAPAGAERVVGAERVDGAVLHDALQPYLGDDGPKWDYMFIDHPTGLVMAVIVDPPQWGDRIHACRKEYSDVDGNLTVRDGDVFIRVPGKTRPATSHDLANLERRRDRSPSRGAEISVEYEEKFDRVDSASVIDLLSIDIEQKAKELLKPLSTRSQNALPYSFQLDAMLGRQDERTPDQFRQAVEEWRDEALAGCRSVATEFFRHELARGKLAIRNESEQYLVAVRMQVHFPPGVLVLMASDTEYCDHGGGFKPFTLLPDPPAKWGSLSPYDFGRFAAANFGRLTAATPVAIPIGFDIEESDAGMILTWDVGDLRPKSREVAGELLAVVTDDHTDTIVAQWRVTARGVNHVFEGEVRLECAQQHGEHLTWSRPGRDND, from the coding sequence GTGGAAGTTGACTTCAGCCGTCTACCGGCGGGCAATGCGAGTTGGTTTGCGCTTATCGATCACGCACGGACGCTCGGGGATCTCTCTGAGGTCGACTGGTTCGAACTCAAGGGCACGCTTCCGCTTGCTGCTAAATCGGAACGTAAGCGTTCCGCCGTGACGCTGGCGCGGCCGATCCTGGGACTCGCAAATCGAATGCCAGATGCTGCCGCTAAACATCTCGGCGGCTACGGCGTGGTTCTAGTTGGACTGGATGGTCAGGCGCCAGCTGGTGCGGAGCGCGTGGTCGGTGCAGAGCGCGTTGATGGAGCCGTCCTGCATGATGCGCTTCAGCCCTACCTCGGGGATGACGGGCCTAAATGGGATTACATGTTCATCGACCATCCGACCGGGCTGGTGATGGCTGTGATTGTGGACCCGCCGCAATGGGGAGATCGAATCCACGCTTGCCGGAAGGAATACTCCGATGTGGATGGGAACCTCACCGTGCGAGACGGTGATGTGTTCATCCGCGTCCCTGGAAAGACTCGGCCCGCAACAAGCCATGATCTAGCCAATCTTGAGAGGCGGCGTGATAGATCACCGAGCCGTGGTGCCGAGATTAGCGTTGAGTACGAAGAGAAATTCGACCGAGTCGATTCAGCGTCGGTCATAGATCTCCTATCGATTGATATCGAGCAGAAGGCAAAAGAACTCCTTAAGCCGTTGTCAACTCGTTCGCAGAATGCGCTGCCGTACAGCTTCCAACTGGATGCAATGCTCGGCAGGCAGGACGAGCGCACGCCGGATCAATTCCGGCAGGCGGTGGAGGAATGGCGAGATGAGGCGTTAGCGGGGTGCCGCTCGGTCGCCACGGAATTCTTCAGGCATGAATTAGCTCGGGGTAAACTTGCAATTCGCAATGAATCAGAGCAGTACCTGGTGGCGGTGCGGATGCAGGTTCACTTCCCGCCCGGCGTTCTCGTGTTAATGGCGTCAGATACTGAGTATTGTGACCACGGCGGCGGTTTCAAGCCCTTCACTTTACTGCCTGATCCTCCCGCGAAATGGGGAAGTTTAAGCCCCTATGATTTTGGTCGATTCGCTGCCGCCAACTTCGGTCGGCTCACTGCGGCCACGCCGGTAGCAATTCCGATCGGTTTCGACATCGAGGAGAGCGATGCCGGGATGATCCTGACGTGGGATGTGGGGGACTTGCGACCGAAAAGCAGGGAGGTCGCTGGCGAGCTCTTGGCGGTGGTGACCGACGATCACACCGACACGATCGTTGCGCAATGGCGGGTCACTGCTCGTGGGGTGAATCACGTGTTCGAGGGAGAAGTTCGCCTGGAGTGTGCGCAACAGCATGGCGAACATCTCACCTGGTCGAGACCCGGAAGAGACAACGACTAG
- a CDS encoding DUF6284 family protein, with the protein MSIIYLSAVADEEPSAADLAGIELEWPLIAAELDLLDAQIAYHNAGPSPSVLDRRRVRRAERRVLAVSRELADHNADSEVVA; encoded by the coding sequence GTGAGCATCATCTACCTTTCGGCCGTCGCTGACGAAGAGCCGAGCGCTGCTGACCTGGCCGGGATCGAGCTGGAGTGGCCGTTGATCGCCGCCGAACTGGACCTGCTTGACGCCCAGATCGCCTACCACAACGCCGGTCCGTCGCCGTCGGTTCTGGACCGCCGCCGCGTCCGCCGCGCCGAGCGCCGCGTACTGGCCGTCAGTCGCGAGCTGGCCGACCACAACGCGGATTCGGAGGTCGTGGCATGA
- a CDS encoding YfjI family protein, giving the protein MSAEQLPDWLIGLDEPPEDPWEPLPPTPIRPQRTPMHHEPMERPAAVEAGPVWDGAPVPLKTDRLLRPFPVEVFPGWLADHVTAVAEATQTPADLAGSVALACLSTAAGGKVLVQVDRSWLEQINLYTVTALPPGSRKSPVFRAMTGPLSDAEQTLRETTAERRVEAELAARVASARAEDLAKKAERASANQQEALADATAAAKEAAAIVVPALPQLMTDDVTPEACVSLMAAQGGRIAVLSAEGDVFATLTGTRYSAAPNLGVFLKGHAGDPIQVDRKGRESESIERPALTLGVTTQPGTLQGLAAQPGFRDRGVIARILYSLPVNTVGTRNNQAEPVPESIESSYRESLKALVLVLAERDSPHHLQLTPEARRVLLEFQDWIEPRLHPTTGQLAAITDWASKLAGAVVRLAALLHLAHTFTTGFAAPITADTMRAAERVGRYYLDHALAVYDLMGRSEPDLDDAREVLAWINDHGQETFTRRDLLRAKNGRSGLNTAADLEAPLRVLIDHGYIRLRENKPGRGRPSIAYDVHPAALQGPRQK; this is encoded by the coding sequence ATGAGCGCCGAGCAGCTCCCTGACTGGCTCATCGGCTTGGATGAGCCGCCCGAAGACCCGTGGGAACCCCTGCCGCCTACACCGATCAGACCTCAGCGCACACCCATGCATCACGAGCCCATGGAGCGACCGGCCGCCGTCGAGGCAGGGCCGGTGTGGGATGGCGCTCCCGTGCCCCTCAAGACAGACCGGCTGCTCCGACCGTTCCCGGTTGAGGTCTTTCCCGGCTGGCTGGCGGATCACGTCACGGCTGTGGCTGAAGCTACCCAGACGCCTGCTGATCTCGCTGGGTCGGTCGCCCTGGCCTGCCTCTCCACGGCAGCCGGTGGCAAGGTGCTGGTGCAGGTCGATCGGTCCTGGCTAGAACAGATCAACCTCTACACCGTCACCGCGCTGCCCCCGGGGTCGCGCAAGTCACCGGTGTTCCGAGCGATGACAGGTCCGCTCAGCGATGCCGAGCAGACGCTTCGGGAGACCACTGCTGAGCGACGAGTAGAAGCCGAGCTGGCTGCGCGCGTCGCGTCTGCTCGTGCTGAAGACCTTGCCAAGAAGGCCGAACGCGCCAGCGCCAATCAGCAGGAGGCATTGGCTGATGCGACTGCTGCGGCTAAGGAGGCGGCTGCGATCGTCGTTCCTGCGCTGCCGCAACTGATGACCGATGACGTGACTCCGGAGGCGTGCGTTTCCCTTATGGCTGCGCAGGGCGGACGGATCGCCGTCTTGTCGGCAGAAGGCGACGTATTCGCCACCCTCACAGGCACCCGCTACTCAGCGGCCCCCAATCTCGGAGTCTTTCTGAAGGGTCATGCTGGCGACCCGATCCAGGTTGACCGCAAAGGTCGGGAGTCCGAGTCGATTGAACGGCCCGCTCTCACGCTTGGAGTCACCACCCAGCCCGGCACGCTGCAAGGGCTAGCGGCGCAACCCGGTTTCCGTGACCGAGGTGTCATTGCCCGAATCCTCTACAGCCTGCCGGTTAACACGGTTGGCACGCGCAACAACCAAGCCGAACCCGTTCCGGAGTCGATCGAATCCTCATACCGCGAATCCCTCAAGGCTCTCGTCTTGGTTCTGGCCGAACGTGACAGTCCGCACCACTTGCAACTCACACCCGAGGCCCGACGGGTCCTACTCGAATTTCAGGACTGGATTGAGCCTCGCCTCCACCCGACGACCGGGCAACTTGCAGCCATCACCGATTGGGCGTCCAAGCTCGCCGGTGCCGTCGTCCGGCTGGCTGCACTCCTCCACCTGGCCCACACCTTCACCACTGGTTTCGCCGCCCCCATCACAGCCGACACGATGCGCGCCGCCGAGCGCGTCGGCCGCTACTACCTGGACCACGCTCTAGCGGTCTACGACCTCATGGGGCGGTCTGAGCCAGACCTGGACGACGCCCGCGAGGTCCTTGCCTGGATCAACGACCACGGACAAGAGACCTTCACCCGTCGGGACCTGTTGCGAGCCAAGAACGGCCGAAGTGGCCTGAACACTGCTGCCGATCTCGAAGCCCCGCTTCGCGTCCTCATCGATCACGGCTACATCCGGCTTCGAGAAAACAAACCCGGACGTGGTCGACCATCCATCGCCTACGACGTTCACCCCGCCGCCCTCCAAGGCCCCCGACAAAAATGA
- the ychF gene encoding redox-regulated ATPase YchF, with product MALSIGIVGLPNAGKSTLFNALTKNNVLAANYPFATIEPNVGVVGVPDARLGTLAEIFGSAKQLPATVQFVDIAGIVRGASEGEGLGNKFLSHIRESDAICQVTRVFRDDDVTHVDGKVSPADDISTIQTELILADLQTVEKAIPRLEKEARLKKESVAVLEAVREAQKHLEAGTPIIATTVDRDAIRELMLMTAKPYLFVFNCDADELADESLKQQMRDLVAPAEAIFLDAKFEAELVELGDEDEAREMLAEMGVEEPGLDVLARVGFETLGLQTYLTAGPKESRAWTIKKGATAPEAAGVIHTDFQRGFIKAEIVSFDDLVEAGSMAAAKSAGKVRMEGKDYVMADGDVVEFRFSPTSGAKKN from the coding sequence GTGGCACTCTCCATCGGAATCGTCGGGCTCCCCAACGCGGGCAAGTCCACGCTCTTCAACGCGCTGACCAAGAACAACGTGCTCGCGGCGAACTACCCGTTCGCGACGATCGAGCCCAACGTCGGCGTGGTGGGGGTGCCGGACGCGCGGCTGGGCACGCTGGCCGAGATCTTCGGCTCCGCCAAGCAGCTGCCGGCCACCGTGCAGTTCGTCGACATCGCCGGCATCGTGCGCGGCGCCTCGGAGGGTGAGGGGCTGGGCAACAAGTTCCTCAGCCACATCCGCGAGTCGGACGCGATCTGCCAGGTCACCCGGGTGTTCCGCGACGACGACGTCACCCACGTCGACGGCAAGGTCTCGCCGGCCGACGACATCTCCACCATCCAGACCGAGCTGATCCTGGCCGACCTGCAGACCGTCGAGAAGGCGATCCCGCGGCTGGAGAAGGAAGCCCGGCTGAAGAAGGAGAGCGTCGCGGTCCTGGAGGCGGTGCGCGAGGCGCAGAAGCACCTCGAGGCCGGTACGCCGATCATCGCGACGACGGTGGACCGCGACGCGATCCGCGAGCTGATGCTGATGACGGCCAAGCCGTACCTGTTCGTCTTCAACTGCGACGCCGACGAGCTGGCCGACGAGTCGCTCAAGCAGCAGATGCGCGACCTGGTCGCGCCGGCCGAGGCGATCTTCCTGGACGCCAAGTTCGAGGCCGAGCTGGTCGAGCTGGGCGACGAGGACGAGGCCCGCGAGATGCTCGCCGAGATGGGCGTCGAGGAGCCCGGCCTGGACGTGCTGGCCCGGGTCGGCTTCGAGACCCTCGGCCTGCAGACCTACCTGACCGCGGGGCCGAAGGAGTCGCGCGCCTGGACGATCAAGAAGGGCGCCACCGCCCCCGAGGCCGCCGGCGTCATCCACACCGACTTCCAGCGCGGCTTCATCAAGGCCGAGATCGTCTCCTTCGACGACCTGGTCGAAGCCGGCTCGATGGCCGCCGCCAAGTCCGCCGGCAAGGTCCGGATGGAAGGCAAGGACTACGTCATGGCCGACGGCGACGTGGTCGAGTTCCGCTTCAGTCCAACGTCTGGCGCGAAGAAGAACTGA
- a CDS encoding bifunctional DNA primase/polymerase — MTHLLNAALDAAGRGWPVFMLGRSKRPVANCADCPKDAHAPDTCGHLTCHGFYAATTDPARLAAIINAVPGGQLAVRTGAVSGLAVIDVDPAHGGDASLSDLMTAGLVPRTRHVHTGSGGLHLYYRHPGQHLPSRPMPNRPGIDVKADGGYVVLPPSIHHRTHRPYRWGTAGNDVVEMPPALVTACLPAPTPAESHTHPRTPVATTAGGGISHPDRLLSAHLDAVRNAPTGKRRTTLYGAARGVARMVAAGALDRTDAITALTDVGHQAAQTPRDIQAAITSGFRDEGIAAA, encoded by the coding sequence ATGACGCACCTGCTGAACGCCGCACTGGACGCCGCCGGACGCGGTTGGCCGGTGTTCATGCTTGGACGCTCTAAGCGCCCCGTGGCCAACTGTGCGGACTGCCCGAAAGACGCCCACGCCCCGGATACCTGTGGGCACCTGACCTGCCACGGGTTCTACGCCGCCACCACCGACCCGGCTCGCCTGGCCGCGATCATCAACGCCGTACCGGGCGGCCAGCTCGCCGTCAGGACCGGTGCCGTGTCCGGCCTGGCCGTGATCGACGTGGACCCCGCACACGGTGGCGACGCCAGCCTGTCCGACCTGATGACGGCCGGGCTCGTGCCGCGCACCCGGCACGTGCACACCGGCTCCGGTGGCCTGCACCTGTACTACCGCCACCCCGGCCAGCACCTGCCCTCGCGGCCGATGCCGAACCGGCCCGGAATCGACGTCAAAGCAGACGGCGGCTACGTCGTCCTGCCGCCCTCGATCCACCACCGCACCCACCGTCCGTACCGCTGGGGAACCGCAGGCAACGACGTGGTGGAGATGCCCCCCGCTCTGGTCACCGCGTGCCTGCCCGCGCCCACGCCGGCCGAATCGCACACGCACCCGCGAACCCCAGTCGCGACCACAGCGGGCGGGGGCATCTCCCACCCCGACAGGCTCCTCAGCGCTCACCTGGACGCCGTACGGAACGCACCCACCGGCAAGCGCCGAACGACGCTCTACGGGGCCGCCAGAGGCGTTGCGCGGATGGTTGCGGCCGGTGCACTCGACCGCACCGACGCGATCACCGCCCTCACTGACGTAGGACATCAAGCCGCCCAAACGCCACGCGACATCCAGGCGGCTATCACCAGCGGATTTCGGGACGAAGGGATCGCCGCAGCATGA
- a CDS encoding HD domain-containing protein, translated as MTEDKSQKEAAAIAAFAFEMGVLKRQRRSGWWHAGVRDPESIAEHSLRVAQLAGLIAAAEGGDPAKAAYMAIWHDSQETRIGDIPHSARPYVQATGNEAITADQVAGMAEPLANSVIQAVEEYEAKTSLEAICARDADKLECLIQAVEYQDLGVKRVQSWIDSSRAALKTQTAIRVADAALTISPLSWREN; from the coding sequence ATGACTGAAGACAAGAGCCAGAAGGAAGCAGCGGCGATCGCTGCCTTCGCTTTCGAGATGGGGGTTTTGAAGCGGCAGCGGCGATCCGGCTGGTGGCACGCTGGGGTCCGCGACCCCGAGTCGATCGCCGAACACAGCCTACGAGTCGCGCAGCTTGCGGGCCTTATTGCCGCCGCCGAAGGTGGCGACCCTGCCAAGGCGGCATACATGGCCATCTGGCACGACTCGCAGGAGACGCGCATTGGTGATATTCCGCATAGCGCCCGCCCCTACGTACAGGCAACCGGAAACGAAGCGATCACGGCGGACCAGGTCGCCGGTATGGCTGAGCCTTTGGCGAACTCAGTGATTCAGGCTGTCGAAGAGTACGAAGCAAAGACATCACTGGAAGCAATCTGTGCGCGCGATGCCGACAAACTGGAGTGTCTGATCCAGGCCGTCGAGTACCAGGACTTAGGCGTCAAGCGGGTGCAAAGCTGGATTGACTCATCCCGCGCAGCCCTGAAGACGCAAACCGCAATCCGCGTCGCAGATGCCGCACTGACCATTTCCCCGCTTAGCTGGCGAGAGAATTAA
- a CDS encoding cell division protein FtsK translates to MTENHAENLPEPIDLEARRARRDDAPQDTTRDAASDRDDSAGAVVPLSAGDVERMDTAYEVALDEDLTDDDPATGKVLVPVDVPGVAVPVQEGARQPIIPVHLLPGNLRGTISRALAQAGHVTLFHAVRSPWYGIKLAWFAGRGFTRLVRNQIRWWWVPGAETLHQKAADEKAFKEWSQIHRQVKATRAWRGGVLAAQNIGLAVSAPVALNMAPTAALLAAGAGAVGALAHYGRPAGQTLVGTAVVAPRFRKLNSDIVLRAYYAAGLGNPDKTDKQVNFGSTMSRDRSNTGTEVLIDLPWGLGWSDALKAREKIASGLDVHERQVFLSPDDSSSRRHKLFVADVDPLGIPAGRTDMLDCKRRSVWNPVRFGLDERGNVVWLSLPWFSVLVGAQPRKGKTFSARLIALHAALDPHVKLIIADGKNSPDWLAFRKVAHRIIFGEVPNVNDSDPIGHLLAALDEVLDHIVKVNDLLTTLPVEVCPNGTLTEELARDPRYPELRVWILVMEEFQKYFETEDQEVNKQIARKLSMIQAVGPSAGVWLLSSSQKPSGVGAGDVQRLFNRFRDNHTVRFALKCGNRDVSMAVLGGDAYSEGYDASTLPVGDKFKGVGYLYGATDATPTVRTFLADASDADKILTAARKQREALNLLTGEAAGEQIERASRDVLADILTVLGADTAAHWEAIAGRLAEQMPEQYDGTTPDAISAQARALKVPSRDVKRDGVNRKGARADDIRAAIERRNNINGA, encoded by the coding sequence ATGACCGAGAACCACGCTGAGAACCTGCCCGAGCCGATCGACCTGGAGGCCCGCCGCGCCCGCCGCGACGACGCCCCGCAGGACACGACCCGGGACGCTGCCAGCGACCGAGACGATTCGGCCGGCGCGGTGGTCCCGCTGTCGGCGGGTGACGTCGAGCGGATGGACACCGCTTACGAAGTCGCTCTGGACGAGGACCTGACCGACGACGACCCGGCCACCGGCAAGGTCCTGGTGCCGGTGGACGTTCCCGGTGTGGCCGTGCCGGTCCAGGAAGGCGCGCGGCAGCCGATCATCCCGGTGCACCTGCTGCCGGGCAACCTGCGCGGCACGATCTCGCGGGCGCTGGCCCAGGCCGGTCACGTGACGCTGTTCCACGCGGTCCGCTCGCCCTGGTACGGGATCAAGCTGGCCTGGTTCGCCGGGCGCGGCTTCACGCGGCTGGTCCGTAACCAGATCCGGTGGTGGTGGGTGCCGGGCGCGGAAACCCTTCACCAGAAGGCGGCTGACGAAAAGGCCTTCAAGGAGTGGAGCCAGATCCACCGCCAGGTCAAGGCAACTCGTGCGTGGCGCGGTGGCGTTCTGGCGGCCCAGAACATCGGCCTTGCCGTTAGTGCGCCGGTCGCGCTGAACATGGCTCCTACGGCCGCTCTGTTGGCTGCTGGTGCCGGTGCGGTCGGTGCGCTGGCGCACTACGGCCGCCCGGCTGGTCAGACTCTGGTCGGTACCGCTGTGGTCGCGCCCCGGTTCCGGAAGCTCAACTCCGACATCGTGTTGCGTGCCTACTACGCGGCCGGTTTGGGCAACCCGGACAAGACCGACAAGCAGGTCAACTTCGGGTCCACTATGTCGCGGGACCGGTCCAACACCGGCACCGAGGTCCTGATCGATCTGCCGTGGGGTTTGGGCTGGTCAGACGCCCTGAAAGCCCGGGAGAAGATCGCGTCGGGACTGGACGTGCACGAGCGTCAGGTTTTCCTGTCCCCGGACGACTCATCGTCGCGGCGTCACAAGCTGTTCGTGGCTGACGTGGACCCGCTGGGCATCCCGGCCGGGCGTACCGACATGCTGGACTGCAAGCGCCGTTCGGTGTGGAACCCGGTCCGGTTCGGCCTGGACGAGCGCGGCAACGTGGTGTGGCTGTCGCTGCCGTGGTTCTCGGTGCTGGTCGGTGCGCAGCCCCGCAAGGGCAAGACGTTCTCGGCTCGCCTGATCGCCTTGCACGCCGCCCTTGACCCGCACGTGAAGCTGATCATTGCCGATGGCAAGAACTCGCCGGACTGGCTGGCGTTCCGCAAGGTCGCGCACCGGATCATCTTCGGTGAGGTCCCGAACGTGAACGACTCCGACCCGATCGGGCACCTGCTGGCCGCCCTGGACGAGGTCCTCGACCACATCGTCAAGGTCAACGACCTGCTGACCACGCTGCCGGTCGAGGTGTGCCCCAACGGCACGCTGACCGAGGAGCTGGCCCGCGACCCGCGCTACCCCGAGCTGCGGGTGTGGATTCTGGTGATGGAGGAGTTCCAGAAGTACTTCGAGACCGAGGACCAGGAGGTCAACAAGCAGATCGCCCGCAAGCTGTCGATGATCCAGGCCGTCGGCCCCAGCGCCGGTGTCTGGCTGCTGTCCAGCTCGCAGAAGCCGTCCGGTGTCGGTGCCGGTGACGTGCAGCGGCTGTTCAACCGGTTCCGCGACAACCACACCGTGCGATTCGCGCTCAAGTGCGGCAACCGCGACGTGTCCATGGCCGTGCTCGGTGGCGACGCCTACTCCGAGGGCTACGACGCCTCCACGCTGCCGGTCGGGGACAAGTTCAAAGGCGTCGGCTACCTGTACGGCGCGACGGATGCGACCCCGACCGTGCGGACGTTCCTGGCCGACGCCTCCGACGCCGACAAGATCCTGACCGCCGCCCGCAAGCAGCGCGAGGCGCTGAACCTGTTGACCGGCGAGGCGGCCGGGGAACAGATCGAGCGGGCCAGCCGCGACGTGCTGGCCGACATCCTCACCGTGCTCGGTGCCGACACCGCCGCGCACTGGGAGGCGATCGCCGGACGGCTGGCCGAGCAGATGCCCGAGCAGTACGACGGCACCACCCCCGACGCGATCTCGGCACAGGCCCGCGCGCTGAAGGTCCCCAGCCGCGACGTCAAGCGCGACGGCGTGAACCGCAAGGGTGCCCGCGCCGACGACATCCGCGCCGCGATCGAGCGCCGCAACAACATCAACGGAGCGTAA